Proteins co-encoded in one Chrysemys picta bellii isolate R12L10 chromosome 13, ASM1138683v2, whole genome shotgun sequence genomic window:
- the LOC101937914 gene encoding olfactory receptor 6E1-like: protein MENRTVVMEFILLGFTNDHRLQLLICLVLLVAYLFTIAGNILIITITLVDRRLQTPMYYFLRNFSLLEISFTSVIIPKALANMALGGQTISLIGCFAQSVLYFILGTTEFLLLAVMSFDRYVAICNPLQYTAIMSGQVCTLLALGSWIGGILFIIAPMIVLFQLPFCGTNVINHFFCDSTPLIKLACADTWLIEYMGFITALLSVLGTLAIILVSYIKIISTMMHVPSTQGRQKAFSTCTSHITVVSITYGSCIFMYVKPMWSGGLDFSKAMAVLNTVVSPLLNPFIYSLRNRQVQEAVRKAIGSAVFCKDPNI from the coding sequence ATGGAGAACCGAACTGTGGTGATGGAGTTCATCCTCTTGGGTTTCACCAATGACCACCGCCTACAGCTCCTGATTTGTCTGGTGCTCCTAGTCGCTTATCTCTTTACCATCGCGGGCAACATTCTTATCATCACTATCACCCTGGTGGACCGGCGTCTCCAAACCCCGATGTACTACTTCCTCCGGAACTTCTCCCTCCTGGAAATCAGCTTCACCTCTGTTATCATCCCAAAAGCATTGGCCAACATGGCATTAGGCGGTCAAACCATTTCTTTGATTGGGTGTTTTGCTCAATCCGTTCTCTATTTTATCCTGGGTACCACCGAGTTCCTTCTGTTAGCAGTCATGTCCTTTGATAGATATGTGGCCATCTGCAACCCTCTACAATACACAGCCATCATGAGCGGTCAAGTCTGCACTCTCTTGGCGTTGGGCTCCTGGATTGGAGGCATATTGTTTATTATTGCTCCGATGATTGTACTGTTCCAGTTGCCTTTCTGTGGCACGAATGTGAttaaccatttcttctgtgatagCACACCATTGATTAAGCTTGCCTGTGCAGACACATGGCTCATAGAGTACATGGGCTTCATCACAGCTTTGCTTTCAGTGCTGGGCACTCTAGCGATCATCCTTGTGTCCTACATCAAGATCATCTCCACCATGATGCACGTCCCATCTACCCAGGGGAGACAGAAAGctttctccacctgcacctctcacATCACTGTGGTCTCCATCACCTACGGGAGTTGCATCTTCATGTACGTCAAACCTATGTGGAGTGGCGggctggacttcagcaaggctatGGCTGTTCTCAACACGGTGGTGTCCCCTTTGCTCAACCCCTTCATatacagcctgaggaacaggCAAGTTCAGGAGGCAGTGAGGAAGGCCATTGGCAGTGCAGTGTTTTGTAAAGACCCCAATATTTAA